From one Candidatus Poribacteria bacterium genomic stretch:
- a CDS encoding cytochrome c → MRYRPDETPVEQKSYSGFFFLLGVVSLLVAGWVTFNEFQTRRPWKKYQSDFYELERVRLKAAIDDLEAELESLGVDPGDIDQIVALDTSLSPREIDALVRETMVSTYGSVEAFNAAWAKIDITEGGGKVAHEVVDRGFTDAFWHNELTLADLERMYHEEDGKLRIQSARRDAEYYEYSTDRDAESEKRRFERADRFMNERIQGRDAAIAALRGATDTMRLWLADFQKAKGAAQTRKEQEGLQGYSGEVIALAKDLDAARDQLGLVQYNLIGLLTQFKEAKRPQIRQVILGEVAHETNNVDRCATCHIVADKDGYDMWISDAASVLDTGALVKATPVPDRLGTFTPNPARVVGDLSELVLSRPAQKGKLWSEPLVYINGVRVYPEQGFRVSGWTVRWDTEFAQAQLTGGAVIEVLQAYPKLYQSHPHREALFTAHPNEKFACITCHDGQGRALTWTDAGCDFRENPDSPSSPMFYWEAPVLSNASKLDGAIEAAKAVLPQQALAEIARYLHVPVSVVVRHEASLDTDWSYRRTSHFHPKVNGEPLGSFAEAKCRSCHNEALELDYAPTLSKAKRLFEKLGCGGCHLVADYERLLYDPQVDYVEYRRAQVGPSLTWDARLAAASQSPPGVPNRGIGWKLNEKTGQQWMVNWLKNPRSYLHDTRMPSYRLSDAEAKALTAFLLAPTGWGSSMSSSPLASAGEAGGFQLVADTSATSSADVPINPDNVRKGELLVVNTGCLACHQIRDSQTGTMRGNTFGPNLSMAGSKLSRKFLEQWLENPRTYDPKTIMPAMFDNVSPTERRDQIRAITDYLLAQNDTSWMRSSESFEITPKLIEQGERIFGPSGKGCVGCHYFEADMPDGSGGTRKVGGAAWLGQQIGPELTDFGIKKPEVLDFGFAKHREIAYFGDRNALLWGELLRENEDGSIVVRTVANQADPNAAKGFFYKKGEDLTEVSIAADMPRSVTKVENTWHDWAFNKIKEPNLYATEVNSIAQNMPNFYLSDDEAAALLVLLKSFKGGSHVPEAYRDHLTTREKRIERGRMLVTRYNCVGCHVVEESIATVDGRLIKGWEIGKHVLDDPLLPAVPGPDGILGTDDDVRGGWAVPVSPFGAMTNVRMSYDPARPNEDVQKSQISLPAEALELRNPSGTFVGFHSVGSPLSFMRGGYMYEANGHRVQVQHGPVLTFAGKRFRPEWLFDFIKRPYPVRQYLFMQGQSRMPLYHLTDSEVSDIVAYLMALVDEPYPYESIIPSPQADLVAMGKTMFLNEARCASGACHPSTAPKPENRAPDLVSTARLKPTWVKEWIANPEAFWPGNGMPYFPWDMGGSAIYPQYADGNVDTQMNALRDYVLALGKPRQR, encoded by the coding sequence ATGCGATACCGGCCCGACGAGACGCCCGTTGAGCAGAAATCCTACTCGGGGTTCTTTTTTCTGCTGGGCGTCGTCTCCCTGTTGGTGGCGGGGTGGGTCACGTTCAACGAGTTCCAGACCCGAAGACCGTGGAAGAAGTACCAGTCCGACTTCTACGAGCTGGAGCGCGTCCGGCTCAAAGCCGCCATCGATGACCTGGAAGCGGAGCTGGAGTCGCTGGGCGTCGATCCGGGCGATATCGACCAGATCGTTGCGCTCGATACGTCCCTGTCGCCTCGCGAAATCGACGCCCTCGTCCGAGAGACGATGGTATCGACCTACGGAAGCGTCGAGGCGTTCAACGCGGCGTGGGCTAAGATCGACATCACCGAAGGCGGCGGGAAGGTCGCCCACGAAGTCGTCGACCGGGGATTCACGGACGCTTTCTGGCATAACGAGCTGACACTCGCCGACCTCGAACGCATGTACCACGAGGAAGACGGCAAGCTGCGCATTCAGAGCGCGCGCCGTGACGCCGAGTACTACGAATACTCGACCGACCGCGATGCCGAGTCGGAGAAACGCCGCTTCGAACGCGCCGACCGGTTCATGAACGAGCGCATCCAGGGACGGGATGCCGCCATCGCCGCGTTGCGCGGTGCCACCGATACGATGCGCCTATGGCTCGCCGACTTCCAGAAGGCGAAGGGAGCCGCACAGACGCGCAAGGAGCAAGAAGGACTTCAGGGCTATTCCGGCGAAGTCATCGCACTCGCCAAGGACCTGGATGCCGCGCGCGACCAGCTTGGGCTCGTCCAGTACAACCTGATCGGGCTCCTGACGCAGTTCAAGGAGGCGAAGCGCCCCCAGATCCGGCAGGTCATCCTCGGCGAGGTCGCCCACGAGACGAACAACGTCGATCGCTGCGCCACTTGCCACATCGTCGCCGACAAGGACGGCTACGACATGTGGATCAGCGACGCGGCGTCCGTGCTCGACACCGGGGCTCTCGTCAAGGCGACGCCCGTCCCGGACCGCCTTGGAACCTTCACGCCGAATCCCGCGCGCGTCGTCGGCGATCTGAGCGAGCTCGTCCTGAGCCGTCCCGCCCAGAAGGGCAAGCTGTGGAGCGAGCCGCTCGTCTACATCAACGGAGTTCGCGTCTACCCGGAGCAGGGGTTCCGCGTCTCAGGCTGGACCGTGCGGTGGGATACGGAGTTCGCTCAGGCACAACTCACCGGCGGCGCGGTCATCGAAGTCCTACAGGCATATCCGAAGCTCTACCAATCGCATCCGCATCGGGAAGCGCTTTTCACCGCGCACCCCAACGAGAAGTTCGCCTGCATCACCTGCCACGACGGTCAGGGACGAGCCTTGACCTGGACCGACGCCGGGTGCGACTTCCGGGAGAATCCGGACAGCCCGAGCTCACCCATGTTCTACTGGGAAGCGCCCGTCCTGTCGAACGCGTCCAAGCTGGACGGAGCCATCGAAGCCGCCAAGGCGGTTCTGCCTCAGCAGGCGCTCGCCGAGATCGCGCGCTACCTGCACGTTCCTGTCTCGGTGGTCGTGCGGCATGAGGCATCGCTCGACACCGACTGGAGCTATCGCCGCACGTCGCACTTCCACCCGAAGGTCAATGGCGAGCCCTTGGGCAGCTTCGCGGAAGCGAAGTGTCGTTCGTGCCACAACGAGGCGCTGGAGCTCGACTACGCGCCCACGCTCTCCAAGGCGAAGCGGCTGTTCGAGAAGCTGGGCTGCGGCGGATGCCATCTCGTCGCCGACTACGAGCGACTCCTCTACGATCCGCAGGTCGACTACGTCGAGTACCGCCGAGCCCAAGTGGGCCCGTCGCTCACGTGGGACGCGCGCCTCGCCGCCGCTTCCCAATCTCCGCCCGGCGTTCCGAATCGCGGCATCGGCTGGAAGCTGAATGAGAAGACCGGGCAGCAGTGGATGGTCAACTGGCTCAAGAACCCCCGGAGCTACCTGCATGACACGCGGATGCCCAGCTATCGGTTGTCCGACGCCGAAGCCAAGGCGCTGACCGCGTTCCTCTTGGCTCCGACCGGCTGGGGGTCGAGCATGTCCTCGTCGCCGTTGGCTTCAGCGGGCGAAGCCGGGGGTTTCCAGTTGGTGGCGGACACATCGGCGACCTCCTCGGCGGATGTGCCGATCAACCCGGACAACGTGCGCAAGGGCGAGCTCCTCGTCGTCAACACGGGTTGCCTCGCGTGCCACCAGATCCGCGATTCGCAGACGGGCACCATGCGCGGGAACACGTTCGGACCCAACCTGTCGATGGCGGGCTCCAAGCTGAGCCGAAAGTTCCTCGAGCAGTGGCTGGAGAACCCGCGCACGTACGACCCGAAGACGATCATGCCCGCGATGTTCGACAACGTCTCTCCGACGGAGCGGCGTGACCAGATTCGAGCGATCACCGACTACCTGCTGGCGCAGAACGACACGTCATGGATGCGGAGCAGCGAGTCCTTCGAGATCACGCCGAAGCTCATCGAGCAGGGCGAACGCATCTTCGGACCCTCTGGCAAGGGCTGTGTCGGCTGCCACTACTTCGAGGCGGACATGCCGGACGGATCGGGAGGCACGCGCAAGGTCGGCGGAGCCGCATGGCTGGGGCAGCAGATCGGACCGGAGCTCACCGATTTCGGCATCAAGAAGCCCGAAGTGCTCGACTTCGGATTCGCGAAGCACCGCGAAATCGCCTACTTCGGTGACCGCAACGCCCTCCTGTGGGGCGAGCTCCTGCGCGAGAACGAAGACGGCTCCATCGTCGTGCGCACCGTGGCGAACCAGGCGGATCCGAACGCGGCAAAGGGATTCTTCTACAAGAAGGGCGAGGACCTGACGGAAGTCTCCATCGCCGCCGACATGCCGCGGAGCGTCACGAAGGTCGAGAACACCTGGCACGACTGGGCGTTCAACAAGATCAAGGAGCCGAACCTCTACGCGACGGAGGTCAACTCCATCGCGCAGAACATGCCGAACTTCTATCTGTCCGACGACGAAGCGGCTGCGCTGCTCGTGCTCCTCAAAAGCTTCAAGGGCGGGTCGCATGTCCCGGAGGCGTATCGCGACCACCTCACAACGCGCGAGAAGCGCATCGAACGCGGCAGGATGCTCGTCACGCGGTACAACTGCGTCGGGTGTCACGTCGTCGAGGAATCCATCGCAACCGTCGACGGACGCCTGATCAAGGGCTGGGAGATCGGCAAGCACGTCCTCGATGACCCGCTGCTGCCGGCGGTCCCGGGTCCCGACGGCATCCTCGGCACGGACGACGATGTCCGAGGTGGATGGGCGGTTCCCGTGTCGCCCTTCGGCGCGATGACGAACGTGCGGATGTCCTATGATCCAGCGCGTCCAAACGAGGATGTCCAGAAGTCGCAGATCAGCCTTCCCGCGGAGGCGCTGGAACTGCGCAACCCGAGCGGCACGTTCGTCGGGTTCCACAGTGTTGGGAGCCCTCTGTCGTTCATGCGCGGCGGGTACATGTACGAGGCTAACGGACATCGCGTCCAAGTCCAGCACGGGCCCGTGCTGACGTTCGCCGGGAAACGGTTCCGACCGGAGTGGCTCTTCGACTTCATCAAGCGTCCCTATCCGGTGCGGCAGTATCTGTTCATGCAGGGGCAGAGCCGCATGCCGCTCTACCACTTGACGGACAGCGAGGTTTCCGACATCGTCGCCTACCTGATGGCGCTCGTGGACGAGCCGTACCCCTACGAGTCGATCATCCCGTCGCCGCAGGCTGATTTGGTCGCCATGGGCAAAACGATGTTCCTCAACGAAGCCCGCTGCGCGTCGGGCGCGTGCCATCCGTCGACGGCTCCCAAGCCTGAGAACCGAGCGCCCGATCTCGTCTCGACGGCGCGTCTCAAGCCGACATGGGTCAAGGAGTGGATCGCCAATCCCGAAGCCTTCTGGCCCGGGAACGGCATGCCCTACTTCCCATGGGATATGGGCGGCTCGGCGATCTATCCGCAGTACGCCGACGGCAACGTCGATACGCAGATGAACGCCCTGCGCGACTATGTGCTGGCGCTGGGCAAGCCGCGCCAGCGATAG
- a CDS encoding DUF4398 domain-containing protein produces the protein MMPETRTEARRARLRRGKGNRPYVADWLLGVLTCVWVVAGCGSSIKPLVVQQALDDAQSAFVAAGNVDAAELARQDYRQAERLLAEAVRQQQDGNQRESYYLALRTRHQSDVARAKAEEQKVRQRVDLALQGFLEARLEEASLRVETADTERQIAITYRQRAEQDARAARAEAEAANENAQATSTDSAIAIAKSRSEAEIDKAEFMLSLATETEAAVYDLQGHTETTHLVQEAKRLHGEGDYRAARLKAMDAYRVGDETRLTAMTKRDAARRQQAQSRINGATNAASEIGKAALLIEMARKAGAPLHAKQALDEAAAAHQRATRMMETEAFSDASQAAIQAQASAEQARVTATARAEQIKLQRKKEERIAQVKDTILRVQRGKDGMDDFTRSVSARQLESVDGLVRLADKLISEDKVDLALVNAERAEALIQEAIQYVKDGQAAESDVLNQAKGIENVQAFATGRGVVLRVTGDAFPVSRSDLSKEYLPVVTKIVQVVRPYAARYGIAVEGHTDRSGNADTNLRLSKARAATLARHLTEALATPSAQVSSEGYGDTQTIPDIPPTNAKNRRIEVILLTRERP, from the coding sequence ATGATGCCAGAGACGCGCACAGAAGCGCGCCGCGCCCGGCTCCGCAGGGGGAAGGGGAATCGACCCTACGTCGCGGATTGGCTCCTGGGCGTCCTGACGTGTGTGTGGGTCGTAGCCGGATGCGGCTCCTCGATCAAGCCGCTCGTCGTGCAGCAGGCGCTCGACGACGCGCAATCCGCCTTTGTCGCAGCCGGGAACGTCGACGCCGCCGAGCTTGCCCGCCAGGACTATCGGCAAGCGGAACGACTCCTTGCCGAAGCCGTGCGGCAGCAGCAGGATGGCAACCAGCGCGAGAGCTATTACCTCGCTCTGCGTACGCGCCATCAGAGCGATGTCGCCCGCGCGAAGGCGGAAGAGCAGAAGGTACGCCAGCGCGTCGATCTCGCGCTACAAGGCTTCCTCGAAGCGCGGCTGGAAGAAGCCTCACTCCGGGTCGAGACGGCAGATACCGAACGGCAGATCGCCATCACCTATCGCCAGCGCGCTGAGCAGGACGCCCGCGCCGCCCGCGCTGAAGCCGAAGCTGCCAACGAGAACGCTCAAGCGACCTCGACCGATTCCGCGATCGCCATCGCGAAGTCCCGGTCCGAAGCCGAGATCGACAAAGCCGAGTTCATGCTGAGCCTCGCCACGGAAACCGAAGCCGCCGTCTACGACCTACAGGGACACACGGAGACAACGCACCTGGTCCAAGAGGCGAAGCGCCTCCATGGCGAAGGGGACTATCGTGCCGCGCGGCTGAAAGCGATGGACGCCTACCGTGTTGGCGACGAGACTCGCCTCACCGCGATGACCAAGCGAGACGCCGCTCGACGCCAGCAGGCGCAGTCGCGGATCAACGGCGCGACGAACGCCGCGAGCGAGATCGGCAAGGCGGCGCTGCTCATCGAGATGGCTCGTAAGGCGGGGGCTCCCCTCCACGCGAAGCAGGCGCTCGACGAAGCCGCCGCTGCCCATCAGCGCGCCACTCGAATGATGGAGACGGAAGCGTTCTCGGATGCCTCACAGGCAGCCATCCAAGCGCAGGCGTCGGCGGAACAGGCGCGCGTGACCGCCACGGCAAGGGCCGAGCAGATCAAGCTGCAGCGAAAGAAGGAAGAGCGGATCGCACAGGTCAAAGACACGATCCTGCGAGTCCAGCGTGGGAAAGACGGCATGGACGACTTCACGCGATCCGTGTCCGCGAGGCAGCTCGAATCCGTTGACGGCTTGGTGCGCCTAGCAGACAAGCTGATTTCGGAAGACAAGGTGGACCTCGCCCTCGTCAACGCGGAGCGCGCCGAGGCTCTCATCCAGGAAGCCATCCAGTACGTCAAGGACGGTCAAGCGGCGGAGAGTGACGTGCTGAACCAGGCGAAGGGGATCGAGAACGTCCAAGCGTTCGCTACGGGGAGGGGAGTCGTCCTGCGGGTCACCGGAGACGCCTTCCCCGTGAGCCGGAGCGATCTGAGCAAGGAGTACTTGCCGGTCGTGACGAAGATCGTCCAGGTCGTGCGTCCCTACGCGGCGCGGTATGGGATCGCCGTCGAGGGGCACACGGACCGATCCGGGAACGCTGACACGAACCTGCGGCTCTCGAAGGCGCGTGCGGCGACCCTCGCGCGACATCTGACCGAGGCGCTGGCGACGCCCTCCGCGCAAGTGAGTTCCGAGGGGTACGGCGACACGCAGACGATTCCCGACATCCCACCAACGAACGCGAAGAACCGCCGCATTGAAGTCATCCTCCTTACGCGCGAGCGTCCGTGA
- a CDS encoding class I SAM-dependent methyltransferase: MSGVGRCRTTCAAASLPRWRFSSATSRERMSERPKDLRAAMRAFYSSSEVYRGLLEAHGESYQAPYVELVKRWTPDRGSLLEIGGGNGVGARMFAEAGYRVVGTDVSPLFLRDAGEWRRENLSYTVCDGLVLPFPDGRFDIVCSNEYLEHVPDAQAALDEMSRVTAPGGRVLVLGPNLCSPVVPMREAVRFLLGGRSEGVWSRSALDGLRLAFRNAATLERKKRRREVQFLYRDPDLDDQAIGGDSDSAYLANPVDLERYFRRAGWRIVKIADGFGWRGRLLSRIAPRYSPYLCFVAEKPGAVPTGR; encoded by the coding sequence ATGTCGGGGGTCGGCCGATGCAGAACCACGTGCGCAGCGGCATCGCTGCCAAGGTGGAGATTCAGTAGCGCGACGTCAAGGGAACGCATGTCGGAGCGCCCGAAGGACCTGCGCGCGGCGATGCGCGCCTTCTACTCGTCGTCGGAGGTCTACAGAGGCCTTCTGGAGGCTCACGGCGAGTCCTATCAAGCCCCCTACGTCGAGCTCGTCAAACGCTGGACGCCCGACCGGGGCTCGCTCCTGGAGATCGGCGGTGGCAACGGCGTTGGCGCGAGGATGTTCGCCGAGGCGGGGTACCGGGTCGTCGGCACCGACGTCTCCCCTCTCTTCCTGCGAGACGCCGGCGAGTGGCGGCGCGAGAACCTCTCCTACACCGTCTGTGACGGCCTCGTGCTGCCCTTCCCGGACGGCCGGTTCGATATCGTCTGCTCCAACGAATACCTGGAGCACGTTCCCGACGCCCAAGCCGCGCTCGACGAGATGTCGCGCGTGACGGCTCCCGGAGGACGGGTACTGGTCTTGGGACCCAATCTTTGCTCACCCGTCGTGCCGATGCGCGAGGCCGTTCGGTTCCTACTGGGTGGGCGGAGCGAGGGCGTCTGGTCGCGCAGCGCGCTGGATGGTCTGCGCCTCGCGTTTCGCAACGCTGCCACGCTGGAACGCAAGAAACGGCGGCGAGAAGTCCAATTCCTCTACCGCGATCCCGATCTGGACGACCAAGCCATCGGCGGCGACTCCGACAGCGCCTATCTGGCGAACCCCGTCGATCTGGAGCGATACTTCCGACGCGCCGGTTGGCGCATCGTGAAGATCGCCGACGGGTTCGGGTGGCGAGGGAGGCTCCTGTCCCGCATCGCGCCACGCTACTCCCCCTATCTGTGCTTCGTCGCCGAGAAGCCCGGCGCTGTCCCGACAGGGCGATGA
- a CDS encoding DUF4398 domain-containing protein: protein MSRAPIRVVLCALVFAGCAAREANWYRIYDARAEFEALRSAPGVETIEAEVRDAKELLDRAERGLSKKRPDDAADLSEIVLLRIEYARAVARRNLSERDAVAAESALDAISNAAEAQRERLQQAQAELAELTP from the coding sequence ATGAGCCGGGCACCGATTCGGGTCGTCCTGTGCGCCCTTGTGTTCGCAGGATGTGCTGCGCGGGAAGCGAACTGGTACCGCATCTACGATGCGCGCGCCGAGTTCGAGGCGCTCCGAAGCGCGCCCGGCGTCGAAACCATCGAGGCGGAAGTCCGAGACGCCAAAGAGCTGCTCGATCGCGCCGAGCGAGGCCTATCGAAGAAGCGCCCAGACGACGCCGCCGACCTTTCCGAGATCGTCCTGCTCCGCATCGAGTACGCGCGCGCCGTGGCGCGACGCAATCTGTCCGAGCGAGACGCCGTTGCCGCCGAGTCCGCGCTCGACGCGATCTCGAACGCCGCTGAAGCGCAGCGCGAACGGCTTCAGCAGGCTCAGGCGGAACTCGCCGAGCTGACGCCATGA
- a CDS encoding GNAT family N-acetyltransferase: MYRLLETERLRTDEDLEIGVIVAPDADHIDEVTPFLAHKPPPYDAHIRRSLAGPLDELETYFYVGKRDGRIITNIMTVEHGGVGILGHVYTTPGERRKGACDAVMRRQMDDFRARGGKALHLGTGFDSAAYHIYRRNGFKSVYPRSGFMRYFASADFDAQHFARRDAAARPMRWSDWGPMTAITGRIGGDWLRSVRHRLMGPVNFEGGYLSLLRQIEQEGLQGRMLVTTDGRRVGFATVGVHPLWRDVSLLDLHCHPNFWDDAKALWTSLDHPSGKVQCYADETSHAKVAALEGLGFRVEARLEKQIRRYVRPDWRPDDSDDPMFDDSAADESLLDAFVLSL; this comes from the coding sequence ATGTACCGACTTCTCGAGACGGAACGGCTCCGAACCGATGAGGACTTGGAGATCGGCGTCATCGTCGCACCGGACGCCGACCACATCGACGAAGTGACGCCCTTCCTAGCCCACAAGCCGCCTCCCTACGATGCGCACATCCGACGTTCTCTGGCGGGGCCCCTCGACGAGCTGGAGACCTACTTCTACGTCGGCAAGCGCGACGGGCGGATCATCACGAACATCATGACCGTTGAACACGGTGGCGTCGGCATTCTGGGACACGTCTACACGACGCCCGGCGAGCGCCGCAAGGGAGCCTGTGACGCCGTCATGCGCCGCCAGATGGATGACTTCCGCGCGCGCGGCGGGAAGGCGCTCCACCTGGGAACCGGTTTCGACTCGGCGGCGTACCACATCTACCGCAGAAACGGCTTCAAGAGCGTCTACCCGCGATCAGGATTCATGCGATACTTCGCCTCAGCCGACTTCGACGCGCAGCACTTCGCCCGTCGAGACGCCGCCGCCCGTCCGATGCGGTGGTCGGACTGGGGCCCCATGACGGCGATCACCGGGCGAATCGGCGGCGACTGGCTGCGGTCGGTGCGCCATCGGCTGATGGGTCCGGTCAACTTCGAAGGCGGCTATCTGTCGCTGTTGCGACAGATCGAGCAGGAGGGACTCCAGGGGCGCATGCTGGTCACGACCGACGGACGACGCGTCGGGTTCGCCACCGTGGGAGTTCATCCGCTCTGGCGTGACGTGTCACTGCTCGACCTCCACTGCCACCCGAACTTCTGGGACGATGCGAAAGCCCTCTGGACGTCGCTCGATCATCCGAGCGGCAAGGTGCAGTGCTACGCGGACGAGACTTCGCACGCGAAGGTCGCGGCACTGGAAGGGCTGGGTTTCCGAGTTGAGGCGCGCTTGGAGAAGCAGATCCGGCGGTACGTGCGCCCGGATTGGCGCCCGGACGACTCCGACGACCCCATGTTCGACGATTCTGCGGCGGACGAGAGCCTCCTCGACGCCTTCGTGCTGAGCCTGTAA
- a CDS encoding phytanoyl-CoA dioxygenase family protein: MPSPAARSGLGANACALSGRPSTHRHGPRREGAAVTADRPTTAEHFFFDNNGYLVLDEFLPEPLVAELLEAVLAARDRRRQLQLAGTPHTGMTHVAGDSTRIFYILDDDPRLLDMLDYAPVMPYITGLLNAKPHHHASDAIIEYPQPGRGMGWHLDGHDNGYRLFGAPIPLLQLKIGYYLSDMAEPGTGNLCVVPGSHKTALPPDASDLHRTGLFEGAVQVCGKPGTAILFHNALWHSSGPWTRTGGARIMLYYAYEHPWMMASAEHWGYPPAFYNGLSVERRSLFHGFVFDPPEKRWG, encoded by the coding sequence ATGCCGTCCCCTGCGGCGCGATCTGGTCTCGGTGCCAACGCTTGCGCTCTGAGCGGGAGACCGAGTACACATAGACACGGACCCCGACGAGAAGGTGCTGCCGTGACCGCCGACCGACCCACAACTGCCGAACACTTCTTCTTCGACAACAACGGCTATCTGGTTCTCGACGAGTTCCTGCCGGAGCCGCTCGTAGCTGAGCTCCTAGAGGCGGTTCTTGCCGCGCGCGACCGGAGGCGGCAGCTTCAGCTAGCCGGCACGCCCCACACGGGCATGACGCACGTCGCCGGCGACAGCACGCGCATCTTCTACATCCTCGACGACGATCCGCGCCTCCTCGACATGCTCGACTATGCGCCGGTCATGCCCTATATCACCGGTCTGCTGAACGCCAAGCCGCACCATCACGCTTCGGACGCGATCATCGAGTACCCCCAGCCGGGGCGTGGCATGGGATGGCATCTCGACGGTCACGACAACGGCTACCGGCTTTTCGGAGCGCCGATCCCGTTGCTGCAGCTCAAGATCGGGTACTACTTGAGCGACATGGCGGAGCCCGGGACGGGCAACCTGTGCGTCGTTCCCGGCAGCCACAAGACGGCGCTGCCGCCCGATGCCTCCGACCTGCACCGGACGGGGCTCTTCGAAGGAGCCGTTCAGGTCTGCGGCAAGCCAGGCACGGCGATCCTGTTCCACAACGCCTTGTGGCACTCTTCGGGACCCTGGACACGGACGGGCGGCGCGCGCATCATGCTCTACTACGCCTACGAACACCCCTGGATGATGGCGTCGGCGGAACACTGGGGCTATCCACCCGCGTTCTACAACGGACTGTCCGTCGAGCGCCGAAGCCTCTTTCACGGATTCGTGTTCGATCCGCCGGAGAAGCGCTGGGGCTAA
- a CDS encoding metallophosphoesterase: MVLGLISDTHDRLDKLEQGVALLATRRPDLVVHAGDFISPFTARYFKPVTDAGLPFVGIFGNNDGERFGLRRLYEHVGVIHEDPHAFEFGGRRILLTHKEILVDSLARSGDYDIVLYGHTHRVDVRTEPCLIVNPGEGCGWLTGKATLAFIDLDALKTEIVEF; this comes from the coding sequence ATGGTCCTCGGACTGATCTCGGACACGCACGACCGGCTCGACAAGCTGGAGCAGGGCGTTGCGCTGCTGGCGACGCGCCGTCCCGACCTCGTCGTCCATGCCGGCGACTTCATCTCGCCGTTCACCGCGCGGTACTTCAAGCCGGTCACCGATGCCGGGCTTCCGTTCGTCGGCATCTTCGGCAACAACGACGGAGAGCGCTTCGGCCTGCGTCGACTCTACGAGCACGTCGGCGTCATCCACGAAGACCCGCATGCCTTCGAGTTCGGCGGCAGACGTATTCTGCTGACGCACAAAGAGATTCTCGTCGATTCGCTGGCGCGCAGCGGCGATTACGACATCGTGCTCTATGGGCACACGCATCGCGTCGATGTTCGGACGGAGCCCTGTCTCATCGTGAACCCCGGCGAGGGCTGCGGCTGGCTCACCGGCAAGGCGACGCTCGCGTTCATCGACCTCGACGCGCTGAAAACAGAGATCGTCGAGTTCTGA
- a CDS encoding succinylglutamate desuccinylase/aspartoacylase family protein, which translates to MLDAHVSLRVGSLSAAPGERVAGFLSAGEARDGSAVGVPVVLLRGAEAGPVLYVQAVSDGDELNGLGVIHRLLREIEPSSLRGGVIVVPIANYHAFHARQAYSPIDGKKLNRCFPGRPDGSTSERLAHRLFHDAVLASDLCIDLHQGGVRPMIDEVRVRTPREHTLHDACLELARVFGIGYILDEPGPPGQLAQAAPDRGIPTVDPELGGCHGWDRGSIQKGLRGLRNVLCHYGFVDGTVLAPARQWLVRRFVTVRAERGGFVECSVALYDHVNQGDELATICNVFGQAVETILAPSGGVVWSLPIYPSVASGEAILTLGDAPEELI; encoded by the coding sequence ATGCTGGACGCACACGTATCCCTCCGCGTTGGTTCCCTGTCCGCTGCGCCCGGAGAGCGCGTCGCGGGCTTCCTGTCCGCCGGAGAGGCGCGCGACGGCTCGGCGGTGGGCGTTCCCGTCGTCCTGCTTCGCGGGGCGGAAGCCGGTCCCGTCCTCTACGTCCAAGCCGTCAGCGACGGCGACGAGCTGAACGGTCTCGGCGTGATCCATCGACTGTTGCGCGAGATCGAGCCGTCGTCGCTGCGCGGCGGGGTCATCGTCGTCCCCATCGCGAACTACCACGCGTTCCACGCACGGCAGGCTTACAGCCCCATCGACGGCAAGAAGCTGAACCGGTGCTTCCCCGGACGCCCCGACGGTTCCACGAGCGAACGCCTCGCACACCGGCTCTTCCATGATGCCGTTCTCGCGTCGGACCTGTGCATCGACCTGCACCAGGGCGGCGTCCGTCCGATGATCGACGAGGTGCGCGTACGTACTCCGCGAGAACACACACTGCACGACGCCTGCCTCGAACTGGCGCGCGTCTTCGGGATCGGCTACATCCTCGACGAGCCAGGTCCTCCGGGGCAGTTGGCTCAAGCGGCCCCGGATCGCGGGATTCCGACCGTCGACCCGGAGCTCGGAGGCTGCCACGGCTGGGATCGCGGGAGCATCCAGAAGGGGCTCCGGGGCCTTCGGAACGTGCTCTGCCACTATGGCTTCGTCGATGGAACCGTCCTGGCTCCGGCGCGGCAGTGGCTCGTGCGGCGCTTTGTCACCGTGCGCGCGGAACGCGGCGGCTTCGTCGAATGCAGCGTCGCCCTCTACGACCACGTGAACCAGGGAGACGAGCTCGCGACGATCTGCAACGTGTTCGGGCAGGCGGTCGAGACGATTCTGGCTCCGTCCGGCGGCGTCGTCTGGTCGCTGCCGATCTACCCGTCGGTCGCCAGCGGCGAGGCGATCCTCACGCTCGGCGACGCGCCTGAAGAACTCATATAG